From Oncorhynchus keta strain PuntledgeMale-10-30-2019 chromosome 8, Oket_V2, whole genome shotgun sequence:
cttagaagtaaacagcggctttgagaatgatgatcacatgcaatgatgatgaaaaaaatgactaggtatccatCCCCCTTACCCCCGtaactgtccatttcttgttattaaaggatgatagaagtgctacacctggtggagagagatttgTAAGAcggaaatagttgctttatgcatgctgtacgttacgacatgacacgtcaagatgtaacggagggtcagttttttcaacttttctccaatactatagagccattaccatgtcgatcagcGCTTGAATAGACacctagttcacacccccaattttgacgtcaacacagtcgctacagtcccattacttttctttgtagcctcgtttgaatgttgcggtgACGCACATTtatacggaatggggtgagtttacgttagctgCTCTGTAAGCTAGCTTGACTAGCTAGAAAGTTAGAGAAACAAGTTAAGGAAAAAGTACcaaacaaaacatgttttatcaCCTTAAACAATACGTGTCTCCTGTCTTGAATGAAATGGTTATATTTTGCAATCTCGCAAAATAAATGCGATCTCTGACGAGAGACTAGGCTCTCCTCCATCTTGCCTTGCGTTTGTGAAACCACACACTCTCCGTCCAGTAGCGGAATGAGATGATGTATGTCATAATGAAATACGTCACGGTGTACGGGCAGCAGCTAAATGTATCACCGTATACAATGGGCTGTTCGACATTGCAGAAGGTTCATAAATAACTACCcattattatttgtagatcagtcagccaGGCACAATTTGCCCATGATACATTTGGGTTTGATCTTCTCTAGAAAGGCCATTGAGATGAGCGAGATGCGATAATTAGCTCGCACAtggtcacacacagtatctgcaTATGTGCATGATACACTTCAAGCTGATACAGCGTGGTAGCCAGGGGCCCAAACAGCGGAGAGGTGTAGCTTCGCACTTCAACACTAAGTTGTTGTGGAAATTGACCCACTGTTCTGTTTATGTTCTGCATCTACGGCATATCACTGAGTCAACCTTTAAGAGTTCTTCAAGTCTCTTTGCAGGCACCAATGGAGTCCATTTTTAAGAGGAAAATTACAAGGACAGAGGCATTTTCCTGCGGCTGCTATATAGAGCACTGAATTCCCATTCTATTGAAATCCTCTCAAATGAGAAAGCCATGCTTATCTCTAAGGGGGCTTTTGCAGAAATGAAAACTATCCTTTGGTCTATATCCGTAACCATAACGTAAAATAGGACCACACTACAAAAAGTGAAATCTAAGCAAGCCTATTTCATGTTGAGTGATAATTCACTTAAAATGTGTTTCTTTCTTGTTTTTTCTTACCAAGCTAAATTATCTAACGTCAGTGGCAGATCATTTAGTTTATTTTAACCTAAAAAAGACGTAATACGATTCATTTGTCTTATCTCAAGATATTTTTCAAGATATTTTACCTTACTATGATGattaaggttaaaaaaatatcttAAAAGATCTTGAAATAGGAAATACTTTCATAAAGTTTTTTATAGGTTAAAATAAGCTAAATTATTTTCCAATGACATTCGATAATTTAGCTTGGTAAGAAAAAAACAAGAAAAGAACACTAATTTTCAGTGAATTATCACTCAATATAACTTATTTAGACTTGCTTAGATTGTACTTTTTGCAGTGCATAATTGGTTCCCAACACAGGGACACTATAACACAGATTATAagattgtatgtatgtatgtgtatgtatgtatgtatgtatgtatgtatgtatgtatgtatgtatgtatgtatgtatgtatgtatgtatgtatgtatgtatgtgtgtgtgtgtgtgtgtgtgtgtgtgtgtgtgtgtgtgtgtgtgtgtgtgtgtgtgtgtgtgtgtgtgtgtgtgtgtgtgtgtgtagatgtaatgtatgtatgtatgtatgtgagtcCTTATTATACAAATTAGACTTATTATACTGGCTTCCTGTTCAGATCTTAAACTAACTGCCCTGACAGTGCTGTGATAGTGGTGTGACTGGGCTCATGCTACCTTAAGCCAGCTGCAGTCGTCAATGAAAAACCATTAGTTGTCTTTTACTGCCCTCCAGAGTATGTACTTGCAAACTACACATGAATCTAAAATAGGAGTAAAATTACGCTCTTGGTAGAGAGAAGTAATTGTTACACAGAGAGGCTAAGTGCCTGGGGAATGTACTATAAGTCACAACAATTCATTACCTTAAGGTCTTTATAGAGGTGGACTTTCAAGAGTCTGAAGACTAGGCCACTCAGTGTTTTCTGAACGGTGGATCTGGACACACTAGCAGGATGCATTTGCAGCATATTCCTTTTGGGTCGTACATTCATACTGGATTGGGtctacacacaaaaaaacatgttcATTCATTTTAACAGGTCTGGAAATGTAAAAAGGCTTTAAGTGGGTCACAGCtgggtttcccaaacttggtcctgggaCTCCCCCCATTTTGTATTtctccctagcactacacagctgattaaaataatcaaagcttaatgatgagtGTGTTATTTGAATCATCACTGTAGTGCTAGGGGGGAAAAAACATGGGGGGGCATGACTGAGTTTGGGATGCCCTGGGTCACAGAACTCCTCTACCTGTTGTCCGCTGATTTCGTCCTTACGCCTTTGAAAGTTTGAGACATAATATCCACAGGAGAGCATTATTAAAACGACTTCAAAACTAGGGTCTCTGACTGTAGGTGGCTATCATGATTTTTACTAACTGAAGTCTTGCATTTATTTACATGGTTTTGCGCATGTGCCAGGTGATAGAAATCTATCTGTTTAATAATTCTTCCCTGTGGATATTTGTCCCTACCTTCAAAaggacagtggtgtaaagtacttaagtaaaaatactttaaagtagtaCTTAAGCAGTTTtggggggggtatctgtactttactatttatatttttgactacttttacttcactacattcctaaagaaaataatgtactttttactccatacattttccctgacactcattgcattttgaatgcttagtaggACAGGGTAATGGTCCAATTCCCGCACTtatcaacagaacatccctggtcatccctactgcctctgatctggcagactcactaaacacacatgctttgtttgtaaatgatgcctGGGTGTTGGAGCAtgaccctggctatccgtaaatacaatttttaaaaaacaagacAAATGGTGTGGTCTGGTTTGCTTTATAAGGATTTTGAAATTATGTATacgtttacttttgatacttaattaagtatattttaaaccaaatactttaaattgttttactcaagtagaattttactggttgacttttacttgagtaattttctattaaggtatctttacttttactcaagtatgacaattagatactttttccaccactgcacaaGGACCAACTACTTGGTTACTTTCTATTAGTTGCCCAATTAATTTTCATAATTATTACAGCTATTATTGTCACAGATTTTGTGTCTATCAAACTGggaacatcccactgggcacacactggttgaatcaatgctGTTTCCACATACTTTTTATGAATTTACCTTGAACCGACGTGGAATAGACGTTAAAGTGAcgtatgtgcccagtgggatgtgttACACAGCAGAAGCCCTGCTGAACAAAAGAAAATGATTGGGCAACGTACCCCATTGCTACAGAGGCTCACAAGAAGAGGGGTCCCAGTTGCTGTATGGACCAAGCTGTGCAGGCTGTAGCTTTTCTGTATTCTGAATACAGAATATTCTCTAACATGAGTTTGAGTTGATTCAAGTCTTGCAGGCATTTGCGGTTTCTCCCGAAGGAACCAGACACCCAAGTTAAAAGTATGCAATGACacacaagctgaaataaatcaacaAGTGTGAATTCACTTCAGTTGAAACATATGAATAGAGCCTCTGAGTAGAGGTGTCATAATACCTtgtggtcaaacagggaaatggttccaatcgtttttccaccattcatttttccccataggggattttagaaacacttaaaataagggctgtgtttcctgTAGGCTTGGAATGCTGATTAACATCAAAGTAGACATTATGCAAGACTACACATCTCTGCGAGTTCCTAGCAGGCAGCTTTGCTGAAAGAGATTGTTACTTTTGCCTCCATTCGGGCAGTCTTGTCCAGATTGtgatggcatttgtagttctttatgatagccacattagtaGCTAATTAGCGTTTCAGTTGTTGGGGGTGAATACAGGCAACTATATTAATTAaagtcaccttgtctgagagaGATTTACACATCAAAAGTCACAGCAGggaagcctacacaaaacacagcccttattttaagtgggaaaaatgtattgtgggaaaaaaatgattggaaccattccCTTGTTTGACCTCTAGGTTTTATCGGTATTAAGACTCATACTGTGGTATTCTATTGGTAAGATGAATTAGGCCTGTGAAGTCGTGTCCCTCCATTTCGCCACACTGACTAATTGTTCATTTTAGGCCTAGGCTACTCTTGCTAACCTATGACTATGCCATCACTAATCGCTTGAAACATTAAGCCTATGCTTTAGTTAAATGTAACTGAACAAACGCCAGGGTCTTGTAACCATATAGGAAATTAGAGGAATTTCTCTTTATTGTATTTTGGGGGATAACTGCCAACTTTCTTTCTACTCACCACCAGTGTGGTTTATATAAGGCCTACATGAGCCATGCCAGTCAACATGTTGTTTCTCCTGACCTGGATGAACCAGATAGATACCCAAATTAAAAGCGAATTCACTTCAGTTGATAAATGTATTAATGTAAATGAATGAAGAAGGCTAATAATAGGCCTGTGCTTAGGCTGGGGCCTAATTTTCTGCACACAATTGTAGATCACTCATGATGTTGACCTATGACTATGTCATTTCCGGCAGCCTAATCAAGTCATTTATTTAGAAATGTTTGTCTGTTTCGACAACCTGGCCCTGTTCTGCTCAACCGCATTGTGATCTGACTCGTGGGCGTGGCTCAAGTTCACAGCTCACAGGTTTCGCATCTCGGGTCATTTGTTTTCTTCCGTTTCGAGGGTAGGTAGCACCTATTTTCCTTGTTTATTATAAACGCTCATGTTTATGCAAGTTGTCTTTGTGTAGTTTAATGCGTTAATTGTTGGCCATTGATGTTAATTGAGCAATCGCTTTGTAGCCCATTTGCACTGTTCATCGACATTTTGAAAGTATATACCTGTTTTAGGTTTGTGCCAGGtgaaggcaggtcctacagtaTGATGTTAATATTGTTATTGGTCATGTCTAGCCTATTTTCTAAAGCAAAACTTAACGTCTGCATATAGGTGGAGTTGCATGCCCTCCTTTTTCTACTCACAAGACCACTAGGCTAGGTTACAtggcattgttttattttttatgtattatttatcTAAAACAGCATTCCCAGCATATACATGTGTACAATAGTGTACATCTATTAAATGCACCCGTCCTTTCTTCAAAGCATGGGCATAGGATGCTGAAGCTACTGTATAAATAGAGTCTCATTCTAATAGGCTACTGACGGGTGAAACCTTCAGGCTACTTATTTCAGAATCGTAGGCTATTTATTGATTGTGATCTTGCATAAGTAAGCTAAAATATGTAAACCTGTTTCTATGTTGGACATCTGTGATTAAAATAGTGTCATGTTTTTGTGATATAAAAGGCTAGAAGATAAACAATCCATATCACCTGAGAAAATATATGCACTGAACCCAACCAGAACATTACTCCATTGTTTGTTTCATTATTGAAACAGGTCATCGACATTGTTTTGAAACAAACTAAtgacactatatatatattttgtttttacaGGACAAAAATGGCAACTGCAACTCTTAACGGCTTACTGCGCCTACTTGTGACTGCAATCATTGCAATAGGCTGTTTTGTGACTGTTTTCCTCATGTATTTTAAACCGTCAGGTAACTGGCTTGCAAAGCCATTTGAATCATCAACACGACCAATtcagaaggaagaagaagaaaataaggCTCATAATAAGACTATAGTTTTATTATGGATGTGGCCTTTTGGTCAGTCCTATGATCTAGACACTTGCAGGACCCTGTTCAATATTGAAGGCTGTTTTTTAACAGCTGACCGAGACCTATACAATAAGTCAAGTGGAGTCATCATTCACCATCGAGACATAAAAAGTGATTTATCAAATCTACCACCATTGCAGCGCCCACCATTCCAAAAGTGGGTGTGGATGAATCTAGAGTCCCCGTCACATACTTCTAAAAACCCAGGTCTTGGAAATATTTTCAATTTGACTTTGAATTATAGGCAAGACGCAGATATTGAAGTGCCTTATGGGTCAGTTGTATTCAGCCAAAAGGAGGGGGAAGCTTTCGTATTGCCAATTAAAACTAAATTGGTCTGCTGGATTGTGAGTAACTGGAACCCTGACCATGCCAGAGCGAGGTACTTCAACGAATTGCACAAACACATCAAGATACACACCTATGGAAAAGCCTTTGGAGAATACGTCAATGATCAAGACTTCCTGGACACAATATCCAGTTGTAAATTCTATCTTTCGTTTGAGAACTCGATTCACAAAGATTACATCACTGAAAAGCTGTACAACCCACTAGCTGCTGGATCTGTGCCAATTGCTCTTGGGCCACCTAGGCAGAACTATGAGAACTTTGTGCCTGGAGATGCCTTCATACATGTGGATGATTTCCTCTCTCCCAAAGAACTGGCTAACCAACTCACACTGTTACATACAAATGAACAAATGTATCTGCGGTATTTTGAGTGGCGCAGACATTTCAATGTCAAGAGGTCACATTTCTGGGCTGAACACACATGTCATGCATGCGATTACATTAAAAGACACAATGAATATAAAGTTTGTAATAACCTTGACACTTGGTTTTGGGGTTGACGGCTCATTTGCTTCTGCAATGTTGTGGTTCGATGTTATGGTATCTCACGAAACGTATACAAAAGCTGAAGAACATACGCACATCCAGGTACTTTCTGCAGGTGTGGAAGTTGTAGGCCAACTCAtggaaaacagaaaggaaaacagaaaggaaaacGCTGTGCACTGTTGCTCATGCTCCTAGGTGATTTTATAACGTTTTGACCTGAGGGTCTTCATCAGTCAGGATTCCTTTCTGTATCTCATGAAACATAGCCTGGTCTCGTGTGTGTGATAACCAGGACACATCCTTTTGGAATGTGTTAAGCAGGGGCTGTGCACAGACATTTGAGGGGCAGCTGCTCAAAATGACCCCCCCCCCACATGCCCCattcaaccagttagcaagtcgtACGTTTCAGAGTTTCCTAGTTTCCCGAATATCACATGAACGCGGTGGTTAGCTAAAATCGACTACCTCTGTTGCTGCTGCTGACACACATGTGCAACTCCCAACTAAAGAAAGGATGAAGTTGGGTCGTAAGATGCTTGCCGAGGTAGCCAGGCTCCTTGCTCCGGCCAAACGCTACGCCACTCCCACGGACATTAGTTTCTTCTCCGCGttgagtctggatctgagtacttCCCCACCGATTTCTAGAACGCAAACACATTCTAactgttctgattggtcccagaaactgaTTGGTTGGGCCAGAACATTTAGATGCAGCATTTAGAAAATTCGTTATTGGCTTTGTTACTCTGATTGATTAGAAATGATCCAAtcgctgatgactttgttttgAACAACACCCCTCATCACCACAAACGACTTCAatagagagcaatagtaatggtgtctttttgtaggcactTACTCCGCCATGGTTCATTGGACAAAGCCTATgggaaaataaggtctgtgttaaacacacacaaatcagagtcacaaaaatctactttgaaacaaaagtataaacctcccacacatggttatgggctttaaaAAAAAGCAGGCAcctaccatgtcagatatagagttgaaatatattatatttcgagtttgcatcccaatattataCTTTATATACATGACagaactgaaatataacaaaaaccgtttgacatagaaacactggatttgctgagtaaaaaaaaaaagtttactaataatgaaaaatatatataacattccacccatgaggacATTGCGGGGCGATTTGGTcaattgactgcaggaaagggattTAATCATATGTAATTTTTTAAAGGACATAAAGGCTTCGTAATTCATAAAGAtcatattaactgactgatattatctcatagaacaaaatgtaTAAGATCTTCAGAGTTCCAAGTTGTCTTGGAAGTATGGAAGTCCAGAGAGGAAAtatgaataaaacatttttttaaatacctcagttaacccactgttcccaggccgtcattgaaaataagaatgtgttcttaactgacttgcctggttaaataaaggtaaaataaaaaataaaaaaattaatgtCAAGATCATGACTTATTTATCTCATGATCACTACACAACAAAAGTTTTGTTGCGAACACGACATAACAAAAGTACCACACATAAGCCAATCATTCGTTCAGATGCACGATAAACCACTCATCAAGGAGCCCTGTGGCTGCATTGATCGCAATGCGCTTGTGGGGTCCTGAACATGCCTGACAGGCAGCACTGTCTTCCAGGCTGCGTTTCGCCCCCAAGACCACAGCCAATCGCGTGCAAGGAATGCAAGTTAACTTGGCTAGAATTGTGAGCTAGCTGATTAGCTAGGCAGTCTAGCGTGTTATCTATGCTGCATAACTGATGTGTAGAATTATAAGGGACACTTTtgtttgacctttatttaactaggccagtcagttgagaacaaatgcttatttacaatgacggcctaccccgaccaaaccctaACGAAGCTGGGCCAGTtctgcgccgccctatgggactctcaatcacagccggttgtgatacagcctggattcgaacaagggtgtctgtagtgatgcctctagcactaagatgccGTGCCTTAGATCGGTGTGCCTCTCGGGGCCCCAAAAATGTTTTGTGGATAATATTTACATTTGCAGTGGGTGAGCTCCATTCCAGACAGGCTGATCAGATTCCATTTCATCCTCACAACTCATAATCAGGATGCTGCCGTGTAATGCTGTTTCATAGTTAATGCTCCTTGCAGGCAGATTAGTTATCAACTTTATAGACTGATGCATATAATCCAGAGTGGGTAAACTCTAGTTTTAGCAGGAAGATCATACTCAATAGCAGCCGCAGGCTGATGAATCAGGATTCTTCTGCCTTGTGGGCTGCTTCATTTGTAAGACTTTTTGTTATGTAGTGATCATGAGATAATTAAATTGTGAACTcccaaatatgttttatttattcatATGTCCTCTCTGGGTGGTCGTATGAAATCACCAATCGAGCAGCGGAAGAATTCAGTTTATTTAGTCTCTGCTGctcatctgtctttctgcctctctcagcTGCGCATATCAACCAAGACAGACCGAATATTGATGATGATGTAAATCAAGTGTTAATCAAATGATAGCTGCAGCTGCTGTAGCAGCACTGTTGATATTATATTTTAAATAGGTCGTTTATtcctacacacactcacgcatCTCAAGACATGCGTGTTTGAATACCGGGCGCGCGCAATCTCGGTGGGCAGTCCGCGGAATAGCCGCAATCTATCGTGTGCGAGCTGCAGAGTAGACCAACATGCGCAACCATAGACTAAAAATGAGGGTGCAACCAACCGATGGGGTGGGGGTGGCGAGTTTGACGACGTGACGTGGGTTCAGAACAACAACGAACAAATatattataccaccacccaaaaAGGCACTTGCCGAGTGGAAGGTCAAAGGGTGCTCAGTCACAGGTAGATCTCTATCTGTTTTTCAGCATCATTTCCATCCTTGTAATCTCTTCTGTACACTTTtcgaaaaaaaaaatccaaaagggttattcagctgttcctgtaggagaaccctttttggttccaggtagaaccctttgtggaaagggaacccaaaagagttatacctgcaaccaaaagggttctatctggaatcAAAAATAGTTCCTCAAAagattctcctatggggacagctgtaGAACCCTTTAATTGTA
This genomic window contains:
- the LOC118386794 gene encoding 4-galactosyl-N-acetylglucosaminide 3-alpha-L-fucosyltransferase 9-like isoform X1: MATATLNGLLRLLVTAIIAIGCFVTVFLMYFKPSGNWLAKPFESSTRPIQKEEEENKAHNKTIVLLWMWPFGQSYDLDTCRTLFNIEGCFLTADRDLYNKSSGVIIHHRDIKSDLSNLPPLQRPPFQKWVWMNLESPSHTSKNPGLGNIFNLTLNYRQDADIEVPYGSVVFSQKEGEAFVLPIKTKLVCWIVSNWNPDHARARYFNELHKHIKIHTYGKAFGEYVNDQDFLDTISSCKFYLSFENSIHKDYITEKLYNPLAAGSVPIALGPPRQNYENFVPGDAFIHVDDFLSPKELANQLTLLHTNEQMYLRYFEWRRHFNVKRSHFWAEHTCHACDYIKRHNEYKVCNNLDTWFWG
- the LOC118386794 gene encoding 4-galactosyl-N-acetylglucosaminide 3-alpha-L-fucosyltransferase 9-like isoform X2: MWPFGQSYDLDTCRTLFNIEGCFLTADRDLYNKSSGVIIHHRDIKSDLSNLPPLQRPPFQKWVWMNLESPSHTSKNPGLGNIFNLTLNYRQDADIEVPYGSVVFSQKEGEAFVLPIKTKLVCWIVSNWNPDHARARYFNELHKHIKIHTYGKAFGEYVNDQDFLDTISSCKFYLSFENSIHKDYITEKLYNPLAAGSVPIALGPPRQNYENFVPGDAFIHVDDFLSPKELANQLTLLHTNEQMYLRYFEWRRHFNVKRSHFWAEHTCHACDYIKRHNEYKVCNNLDTWFWG